In one window of Dokdonia sp. PRO95 DNA:
- a CDS encoding HU family DNA-binding protein produces the protein MTKADIVAKVSEKLGIEKNDVQATIESFMEEVKTSLEGGDNVYLRGFGSFIIKTRAEKTGRNISKNTTIKIPAHNIPAFKPAKVFVEGVKTNVSVD, from the coding sequence ATGACTAAAGCTGATATCGTAGCTAAAGTTTCTGAGAAACTAGGTATCGAAAAAAATGACGTGCAAGCAACTATCGAATCTTTCATGGAAGAAGTAAAAACTTCTTTAGAAGGTGGAGATAACGTGTACTTAAGAGGATTCGGTAGCTTTATTATCAAAACCAGAGCGGAAAAAACAGGTAGAAATATTTCAAAGAATACGACTATCAAAATACCAGCACATAATATTCCAGCGTTCAAGCCTGCTAAAGTTTTTGTAGAAGGTGTAAAAACGAACGTTAGTGTAGACTAA
- a CDS encoding ribonuclease E/G, giving the protein MNKELIIRSSSAVVDFALLKDGKLIELHKEEDKNKFNVGDIYIANVRKTVSGLNAAFVNVGYEKDAFLHYHDLGPKLPTLQKYIKSVTTGKLKDYSLQNFTFEKDIDKNGKIAEVLKSKQSVLVQIAKEPISTKGPRISSELSIAGRYIVLVPFSDRISISQKIESKEEKARLKRLVTSIRPKGFGVIVRTVAQGVKVAELDKDLQNLVDKWTTMSKKIPSAHHPSKVLGEMNRASSILRDIFNDSFTSITVDDETLYYQIKDYLSEIAPHKENIVKLYNSQVPIFEKFGIERQIKTSFGQTVSMSRGAYLVIEHTEALHVVDVNSGNRSNKAKSQEDTALEVNMIAASEIARQLSLRDMGGIIVVDFIDMGKAEHRRQLFNHLKDEMKDDRAKHKILPPSKFGLIQITRQRVRPEMNIKTREENPNGGTNEIEAPIVIVEKLQGQLNRILKSGTKKVTLHAHPFVAAYLTKGFPSIRSKWFLDHKKWVKVMPRDAYTYLEYNFTDASGKDIKIEN; this is encoded by the coding sequence GTGAATAAAGAATTGATCATAAGATCTAGTTCCGCCGTAGTTGATTTTGCCTTATTAAAAGATGGAAAACTTATTGAGCTTCACAAAGAAGAAGATAAAAATAAGTTTAACGTAGGTGATATTTATATCGCAAACGTAAGAAAGACCGTTTCTGGTCTCAACGCCGCATTTGTAAATGTAGGCTATGAGAAAGATGCATTTTTGCATTACCACGACCTTGGTCCTAAACTTCCTACGCTTCAGAAATACATAAAAAGTGTAACTACAGGTAAATTAAAAGACTATTCCTTACAAAATTTCACCTTTGAGAAAGACATAGACAAAAACGGTAAGATTGCCGAAGTTCTTAAGTCTAAACAAAGTGTACTTGTACAGATTGCAAAAGAGCCTATCTCGACCAAAGGACCTCGCATAAGTAGCGAGCTGTCTATAGCTGGTCGTTATATTGTTCTCGTTCCTTTTTCTGACCGTATCTCTATCTCACAAAAGATTGAGAGCAAAGAAGAAAAAGCACGTCTTAAAAGACTTGTTACAAGTATCAGGCCTAAAGGGTTTGGCGTTATCGTACGTACAGTAGCTCAAGGCGTAAAAGTTGCAGAACTAGACAAAGACCTGCAAAATCTAGTGGACAAATGGACCACTATGAGCAAAAAAATTCCAAGCGCTCACCATCCTAGCAAAGTTCTAGGAGAGATGAATCGTGCATCGTCTATCCTGCGGGATATTTTTAACGATAGCTTTACGAGCATCACTGTAGATGATGAGACGTTGTATTATCAAATTAAAGATTACCTAAGCGAGATTGCTCCACACAAGGAGAATATTGTAAAATTATATAATAGCCAAGTGCCTATTTTTGAGAAATTTGGTATCGAGAGACAGATTAAAACGTCTTTTGGTCAGACAGTATCAATGAGCCGTGGTGCTTATCTTGTAATTGAGCATACAGAAGCCTTGCACGTTGTAGACGTAAACAGTGGTAATAGATCAAATAAAGCCAAAAGTCAAGAAGACACAGCACTTGAGGTAAACATGATCGCCGCTTCAGAAATTGCACGTCAGCTTAGCCTCCGTGATATGGGAGGAATTATCGTAGTCGATTTTATCGACATGGGTAAAGCTGAACACCGCCGTCAGTTATTTAATCACCTCAAAGATGAGATGAAAGATGACCGCGCAAAACACAAAATCTTACCTCCTAGTAAATTTGGACTTATCCAGATCACTAGGCAGCGAGTACGTCCAGAAATGAACATTAAGACCCGTGAAGAAAATCCTAACGGTGGTACTAATGAGATAGAAGCTCCTATTGTAATTGTAGAGAAACTTCAAGGACAGCTCAACCGCATATTAAAATCTGGAACAAAGAAGGTGACGCTACATGCACACCCATTTGTAGCAGCCTACTTAACAAAAGGCTTCCCGTCCATACGATCTAAATGGTTTTTAGATCACAAGAAGTGGGTAAAAGTAATGCCACGAGATGCATATACGTATCTTGAGTATAACTTTACAGACGCTTCTGGTAAGGATATTAAGATTGAAAATTAG
- a CDS encoding regulatory protein RecX — translation MQQPVKTYTVEEAKRKLEAYCAYQDRCHKEVAQKLRDMRMIPDAIDVVIGHLLEHNFLNEERFAKAFARGKFRHKSWGRVRITRELKQRGIGAYNLKTALIEIEDEEYDRVFNTLSRKRYEQLSSETDKYRKRKKLADYLTYRGWEGDLVYEKVKELVP, via the coding sequence GTGCAACAACCTGTAAAAACATATACTGTTGAAGAAGCAAAGCGTAAGCTAGAAGCCTACTGCGCTTACCAAGATCGTTGCCATAAAGAAGTGGCTCAAAAATTACGAGACATGCGTATGATACCAGATGCAATTGATGTGGTGATAGGTCATTTGCTAGAGCATAATTTTTTAAACGAAGAGCGTTTTGCAAAAGCCTTTGCGAGGGGTAAATTTCGACACAAAAGTTGGGGAAGGGTAAGAATCACCCGCGAACTCAAACAACGCGGCATAGGGGCTTATAATCTTAAAACAGCCCTTATTGAGATAGAAGACGAGGAGTATGATAGGGTTTTTAATACGCTTTCGCGCAAGCGTTATGAGCAACTCTCCTCAGAAACCGATAAATACCGCAAGCGTAAAAAACTAGCAGACTACCTCACCTACAGAGGTTGGGAAGGTGATCTTGTGTATGAAAAGGTAAAGGAGCTGGTGCCTTAG
- a CDS encoding PAS domain-containing protein — protein sequence MQRVKVTAPLQSWDIFSEYLVARATKAARELDYSKVADFISKYNWDFDTSLLATEDFTTIVVTDRDQVIQWVNGGFTEMTGYPRNHAVGKHPRFLQGPETSKETKKVISNTLRLEKPVVKQLLNYKKDGTPYLCDIKIIPLFNKDQELTHFMALEKKARVA from the coding sequence ATGCAACGAGTAAAAGTCACCGCTCCCCTACAATCGTGGGATATTTTTTCAGAATACTTAGTCGCCAGGGCTACTAAAGCTGCTAGAGAACTTGATTATTCTAAGGTGGCAGATTTCATCTCAAAGTACAATTGGGATTTTGACACTTCATTACTAGCAACAGAAGATTTTACCACAATTGTAGTAACAGATCGTGATCAAGTTATCCAATGGGTGAATGGTGGTTTTACGGAAATGACTGGCTACCCAAGAAATCATGCTGTAGGTAAACACCCTCGTTTCTTACAAGGACCAGAAACCTCAAAAGAAACCAAGAAAGTTATAAGTAACACACTACGTCTTGAGAAACCTGTAGTCAAGCAGCTACTTAATTATAAAAAAGACGGCACGCCATATCTCTGTGATATAAAAATCATACCTCTATTTAATAAGGATCAAGAACTCACACACTTTATGGCTCTTGAAAAAAAGGCACGTGTGGCTTAA
- a CDS encoding metal-dependent transcriptional regulator yields the protein MYTLAEENYLKTIFHLEQEFNKEVSTNALAETMQTKASSATDMVQKLADKGLVSYRKYRGARLSKEGEKAAIYIVRKHRLWEVFLVEKLNFQWDEVHHIAEQLEHVNSTELINRLDKFLDYPDYDPHGDPIPDKNGNIKSAIKKLLSELNKGNTGQLVGVRETSAEFLQFLDKRNIAIGATIKVLGREFFDGSMVIQVKKEQFFISKKIADNLYIQI from the coding sequence ATGTACACACTCGCAGAAGAAAATTATCTTAAAACAATCTTCCACCTTGAACAAGAATTTAACAAGGAGGTAAGCACAAACGCACTTGCAGAAACGATGCAAACTAAGGCGTCTAGTGCAACAGATATGGTGCAAAAACTCGCAGATAAAGGCTTGGTTTCTTACCGAAAATATAGAGGTGCCCGCTTATCCAAAGAGGGCGAAAAAGCAGCGATTTATATTGTGCGTAAACACAGGCTTTGGGAAGTTTTTCTGGTGGAAAAACTCAATTTCCAGTGGGACGAGGTGCACCATATTGCAGAGCAATTAGAACATGTAAACTCTACGGAGCTTATTAATCGCTTAGACAAATTTCTTGACTATCCAGACTACGATCCGCATGGAGATCCTATTCCAGATAAAAACGGAAATATAAAGAGTGCTATAAAAAAGTTGCTGTCAGAATTAAATAAGGGCAACACTGGGCAGCTCGTGGGAGTACGAGAAACATCAGCAGAGTTTCTTCAATTTTTGGATAAAAGAAACATCGCAATAGGGGCAACTATAAAAGTACTAGGGCGAGAGTTTTTTGACGGCTCGATGGTGATACAAGTAAAAAAAGAACAGTTTTTTATCTCTAAAAAGATAGCAGATAACCTATATATCCAGATTTAA
- a CDS encoding transporter has protein sequence MKQIFTLTTVLLFSLGNQLVAQETEAQVGLVTDRPDATEAPTVVPKGSLQVETGAYTTTYEQNNVEERVWGYNTTLLRYGILDNLELRVGWAYQEVETIINDQEVSSLNGMSPLLFGAKVAIAKEDGWKPEIGLIGHLFLPFTASTDFKPEFTSADFRFAFNHTLGERSGIAYNLGGQYGGDSPELAYIYTFAYGYAITDKLGVYAEVYGDFPEDNSANHFWDAGLTYAIAPLVQLDATIGQSITDGQDLLISAGVSFRIDKK, from the coding sequence TTGAAACAAATTTTTACGCTTACAACAGTATTACTTTTTTCGCTAGGCAATCAACTAGTTGCACAAGAAACTGAAGCTCAAGTAGGTCTTGTGACCGATCGCCCCGACGCAACAGAGGCTCCTACGGTCGTTCCCAAAGGAAGCCTGCAGGTAGAGACGGGAGCTTACACAACCACGTATGAACAGAACAATGTAGAAGAACGCGTATGGGGTTACAATACTACGCTGCTGCGTTATGGGATACTAGATAATCTCGAGCTTAGAGTGGGATGGGCATATCAAGAGGTGGAGACAATAATCAATGATCAAGAAGTAAGTAGCCTTAACGGGATGTCTCCGTTACTTTTTGGTGCAAAAGTGGCGATTGCAAAAGAAGATGGATGGAAACCAGAAATAGGTTTAATAGGTCATTTATTTCTTCCATTTACCGCAAGTACAGACTTTAAGCCAGAATTTACTAGTGCAGATTTTCGCTTTGCGTTTAATCATACACTTGGTGAACGATCAGGTATTGCCTACAATTTAGGGGGTCAGTATGGAGGTGACTCCCCAGAGCTAGCATACATTTATACGTTTGCATATGGCTATGCGATAACAGATAAGTTAGGCGTTTATGCTGAAGTCTATGGAGATTTTCCAGAAGATAATAGCGCAAACCATTTTTGGGATGCTGGTCTTACATATGCCATTGCACCATTGGTGCAACTCGATGCAACAATCGGTCAGAGTATTACAGATGGACAAGATTTATTGATCAGTGCGGGAGTTAGTTTTAGAATAGATAAAAAATAA
- a CDS encoding zinc ABC transporter substrate-binding protein, with amino-acid sequence MKQSLYIVIVIFALSVISCKGEKESNGKLNLVATTSMITDLVKNIGGDLVNLEGLMGAGVDPHLYKASAGDVTKLAGADVIFYNGLHLEGKLVEVFEKMNATQVTQIPLGESLDKNTLIGSDYFASNYDPHVWFNIQYFKQFAAEVVSTLSQKDPQNAKSYEANAQNYLAQLDELEAEIKARIATLPAEKRILVTAHDAFNYFGKSYGFEVVGLQGLSTATEAGVKDVQRLSQFIIDNKVKAIFVESSVPRRTIEALQAAVQSRGQEVVIGGSLYSDALGNAGSVEGTYIGMFKYNVTTIVEALK; translated from the coding sequence ATGAAACAGAGTCTATATATAGTAATTGTAATTTTCGCTTTAAGCGTTATAAGTTGCAAGGGTGAGAAAGAAAGTAATGGCAAATTAAATTTAGTTGCTACCACCTCAATGATTACAGATCTTGTAAAAAATATAGGAGGTGATCTCGTTAATCTAGAAGGGTTGATGGGCGCCGGTGTAGACCCTCACTTGTATAAAGCAAGTGCTGGTGACGTTACAAAGCTCGCTGGAGCAGATGTGATTTTCTATAATGGGCTACATCTAGAGGGTAAGCTTGTAGAAGTCTTTGAAAAGATGAATGCCACTCAAGTGACGCAAATTCCTCTAGGAGAGTCGCTTGATAAAAATACCCTCATAGGTTCAGATTATTTTGCATCTAACTATGATCCGCATGTGTGGTTTAATATTCAGTATTTTAAGCAATTTGCGGCAGAGGTGGTAAGTACGCTTTCGCAAAAAGATCCTCAGAATGCAAAAAGCTACGAAGCAAATGCCCAAAACTATCTTGCACAATTAGATGAGCTCGAAGCTGAAATCAAAGCTAGAATAGCTACACTCCCAGCTGAAAAAAGGATTCTTGTTACGGCTCACGATGCCTTTAACTATTTTGGGAAGAGTTATGGTTTTGAAGTAGTAGGATTGCAAGGACTATCTACCGCTACCGAAGCAGGAGTTAAGGATGTACAGCGTCTTTCTCAATTTATAATTGACAATAAAGTGAAAGCTATTTTTGTAGAGAGCTCCGTACCTAGAAGAACGATAGAGGCATTGCAAGCAGCGGTGCAATCTAGAGGACAAGAAGTAGTGATCGGCGGTTCATTATATAGTGATGCGTTAGGTAATGCAGGAAGCGTAGAGGGAACATACATAGGCATGTTCAAATATAACGTGACTACAATTGTAGAAGCTTTAAAATAA
- a CDS encoding ATP-binding cassette domain-containing protein, which produces MSHSKIAIRVDDLTVAYNYKPVLWDIDLEVPEGVLMAIVGPNGAGKSTLIKSILGIIDPIAGSVSIYGKPYDKQRKLGTKGPQKGKGKWEFPNNATERGNKGNQRKVSRKKTPGKKEKKTTTKATKKSGKPPFKRKKKNQTTRRQKQPGFPAKTTRQKATNQFKDEPFQGVDATTEIAIINIPKKITKTRKNGRGRQQQLKNGTKKFERGNFLKGKKIATGPVKDIFNDGNLTKTYGINYKVAVNQ; this is translated from the coding sequence ATGTCACATTCAAAAATAGCCATTCGTGTTGATGATCTTACGGTTGCATATAACTACAAGCCGGTACTTTGGGATATAGATCTGGAAGTGCCAGAAGGAGTGCTCATGGCTATTGTGGGGCCTAATGGTGCAGGTAAGTCTACGCTTATAAAATCTATACTCGGTATTATAGATCCTATTGCTGGGAGCGTTTCTATCTATGGAAAACCCTATGATAAGCAGCGAAAACTCGGAACAAAAGGTCCCCAAAAAGGAAAGGGAAAATGGGAATTTCCCAACAACGCAACTGAACGGGGAAACAAGGGAAACCAACGAAAAGTAAGCCGGAAAAAAACGCCCGGAAAGAAAGAAAAAAAAACAACAACAAAAGCAACAAAAAAAAGTGGGAAGCCTCCCTTTAAAAGGAAAAAAAAAAACCAAACAACAAGAAGGCAAAAACAACCGGGTTTCCCTGCCAAAACAACAAGGCAAAAAGCAACCAACCAATTTAAGGATGAGCCTTTTCAAGGAGTAGATGCAACCACGGAGATTGCTATTATTAATATTCCTAAAAAAATAACGAAAACAAGAAAAAACGGAAGGGGAAGGCAACAACAATTAAAAAACGGAACAAAAAAATTTGAACGGGGGAACTTTTTAAAAGGAAAAAAAATCGCAACAGGACCCGTAAAAGACATCTTTAATGATGGCAATCTTACCAAGACTTATGGTATTAATTACAAGGTGGCGGTAAATCAATAA
- a CDS encoding four helix bundle protein, which translates to MENPKFKFEELIVYQKALNFVDDVYSVTRKFPKDELYGLISQYKRAAASGPLKNAKGAGEKKAQVKPKPKKAWEPGKKRGRGPKKTKPKKLKTTKEELKTKKKITKVAKKKNSMQTQLKKKKKKQTPTNAKQTPKNQGNPKKIPPNPPRTKPQEQQPGERQNWGQLGEAWEPCKA; encoded by the coding sequence ATGGAAAATCCTAAGTTTAAGTTCGAAGAATTAATAGTATACCAAAAGGCCTTAAATTTTGTAGATGATGTTTACAGTGTCACTAGAAAGTTTCCAAAGGATGAGTTGTATGGTTTAATTTCACAATATAAACGTGCTGCTGCTTCCGGCCCCTTAAAAAATGCAAAAGGGGCCGGGGAAAAAAAAGCCCAAGTTAAACCAAAACCAAAAAAGGCCTGGGAACCCGGAAAAAAAAGGGGAAGGGGCCCAAAAAAAACCAAGCCAAAAAAACTTAAAACAACAAAAGAAGAATTAAAAACAAAAAAGAAAATAACAAAAGTGGCAAAAAAGAAAAACTCAATGCAAACCCAACTAAAAAAAAAAAAAAAAAAACAAACGCCAACCAACGCAAAACAAACGCCAAAAAACCAAGGAAACCCCAAAAAAATTCCCCCAAACCCTCCCCGAACAAAACCCCAAGAACAACAACCCGGGGAACGCCAAAACTGGGGCCAATTGGGGGAAGCCTGGGAACCTTGCAAGGCCTAA